AGTATATCCCTCAACTTTCAGCATTCGGGATTCCTTTGAATCTTTTGATCGAAGAAGGTCACGGTGTGGATAACGAAAGATTGTTTGTGCTCCCGCCAGATTGGATGCCGGACAAGAGTGCAGAAGAATACCACAAATGGATTTTGCAAAAAATGAGAGAACTTGGTAGATACGATATAGCCATAATCGCACAGGCAAGAGAAAATTCCTGCGATTCACACACTAAGATGCATCAAATACAGGACATAGACATGGTTTTGGAACTAACCAAAAGCCAGTTGAAAAAGGCTTTCAATCTGTATGGCTCTGAACTTGAATCTGGTATCAAGAGATTGGTTGAACTCTCTATATCAAGACCCCTTTTGAACTGGAGAGATAAAATAAGGCACTTTGCCGGAGTATCTGAATACGGTGAAAGATATACAACTGTTCTTAGACCAAACAGAAGATATGAACAACAACCAGGTTGGAGGACATCCCACATGGCAAGACTTGGTGTTATCGTTGACACGAGTGGGAGCATAATAGAAGAAGAATTGGATGACTTTTTCTCCGAAATAGAGGCACTTTCAAGATATATGGACACCAATTTCGTGCTTGTTCAAGTAGATCGTGCCGTTAATTTAGAAATAAGATATTCAAAAGGCACTTACAGAAATATGGAGATAATCGGTGGTGGTGAGACGGATTTGCAACCAGCTGTCGATTACCTTCAAAACAAACATCACCCAGAAGGAATAATAGTCTTCACCGACGGCTATACAGATCTTCCTATCGTTAAAAGACGTGTTTTATTTGTACTGTCAAAGCATCACAATGAAGAGTTCAAAACACAGGCGAGAAAGATCTATGGTCGCTCGAGTGTGGTGGTACTACAATGATTGGATATGGACCGAGTTTGGTCGTTGAAATACTACAAAGATACGTGACTTCTTTGCCAACTGAGATTGCTGTTTCCGAGCTCGAAAAACACAAAGATAAACTCGATCAATATCACAGGCATGTCTTTCTTTCCACGGTATATACCCAGGGTGGTTTTTGTGTTTTCTCGGCTATTGACACCGAAAAAAGGCAGATCATAGGTGTTTCTATCACTGATCCATTTGAAAAAAATTTGATGATATACAATTCAACTTTCGAATTTGAAGTTCTTCAAAAGATCTACCGTGAACTTTTCAACATAAAGGCAGAATTTTTCAAGAGTGGAATCACAAAATTACCCCTTCAATACAAAATCCTATCAGTTTTTGGTGATGATGATTTTCTACAAAAAGAGATGTTAAAAGAGAAAATCTATGGCGTGGAAAACCTGTCTTTTTGCCAAAAAATCAATCAACAATACTTTGAAAAACTCTGTAGACTGAATGAGAAAAAAATAGATTTTGCGATGATCTATCCTTTGGATGAGTACATTGTCTGTATTTTAACGATGCCCGAATATATGAACAAAGACCATGCTTCTTTACTTTCTGAAATTTCACGCATTTACAGAAAAAAATATGGAGCAGCATATCAAGGTAATGTGGACAAAATAAAAAAACTCTCATCGGTCTTGAGTGCCTTTGTCGTATCTTACGAAGACTTTCTAAAAGGTTTTGATGTTGAAAAGAGTTGTCTTGAATTGTGTGAAAAGATCAAAAAGGCTTACAAGTATGTCATTGATCTCGCTTAACTTTAATAATGACATACCTACCTTTTTGGTCTTCTATTCTCACAAATTCATCGAAAACCGTTAAAAAAATCCTTGTACCCATTCTCGACAGAGCCGATCTTAATCTATGTGGAGAGACCTCTATTTCAAATGGCTTTTGAAGACCTATATCCAAGTCTGCTTTGTACTGTACCGTGCCGTATGATCCATAAAAATGTATCTTTTTTTCAGTCCCGATGATCGTTAAAGGTGTATCTTTTGGCAAAAGCCAGGCAGCTTTAGAAACGAATTTTGCGAAAGCCGTGTAGAGCTGATATGGCTCTCCACGAACAAAAATCTGCTCGATCCTGCCTTGCTGAGAGTCTCTTTCACCACAAACTTGCATGGCAAAATCGTCACTGATCATACTGAACCATGCTTCACCAATTGCCAGAGTCAGCGAACAATCTTTCTCATAAGTTTTCAAGGCTTTCACGATGTGTCTACTACTCATATATGGGATCGAGAAAGAAAAAAATTCGTTGATATGATCATCGACCTTGCAAAGACTGACAATCGTTTTTGATGGAGAAATCATTATCAAAGAACTTTCAAAGGAAGAAAGATATGTCATGTCTCCTTCTTCAAGCGCGGCTGTAGCAAAATCCAGAAAATTCATGAACTTTGTGAGTCTCGTCTTTCCTATTTCTTTGAATGACTTCATGTGTTCTCTTTCCTTGGGTTGAGATGTTCTTATTCTCAGAGTTTCTTGATACCCTTGAAGGATTATCTGATCCTGCAGAATTGTGATTTGGATTTCCTGTGATTTTTCTCCTGTCAAAAAACCTTTTAAAAGCTTCAGTCCAATAGGTATCTCACCATAGAACTGATCACATTCAGCGATCTTCATCCAACAGGTTAAACAACCATCTGTGGCTCTCATCACCAAGCCATCTTTATAAGACAAAAAAACATTCCCAAAACTGTATTCAGAAGACCCAATTATTTTGTCACAAAACCTGAGCCAGTGAATTAATGAACTCGTCTTGATAACCGTCTTCAATCATTCCACCACCGTGCGAATTATAGCATCGATTAACTGTTCAAAACTCATTCCCGCAGCTTTTGCAGAGGCTGGTAGATCACTCAAGTCTGTGAGACCAGGTATGGTATTCAACTCAAGTACATAGAAAATACCATCTTTGAGTATGCCATCAACCCTTGCAAATCCATCGCATTCACAGACTTCGAAAGCCTTCAGTGCAGATTGGGTGACTTCTGTGTGTTCTTGTTCTGACAGCGGTGCCGGTAGGATGAATTCAGTCATGTTCGGGGTGTATTTTGCTATGTAATCGTAGAATCTCCTTTTAGGTTTGAGTTCAAGAATAGGTAAAACCTGTGGTTTTCCATTCAATTTCAATATGGAGATAGTCAGTTCTCTTCCTGGTATATATCTTTGTACGATCATCTCATCGTAGTTTGAGAATTCTTGTAAGAGCGCTTGATAGAGTTGTTCTGGATTGTCACAGATATGAACACCTATGCTCGAACCTTCCTTTCTTGGTTTGATGACACAGGGGAATCCAAACGGCGATTCCCTAATAGGCTGTTTAACCAAGATGTATTCGGGGTATTTAACATTTCCGTTGAGTGTACGGTATGTCATGACCTTGTCAAAACATATCGCGCTTGAAAGCACTTTCGAACCCGTGTATTTTATACCAAGCCAATCGAGAATGGCTTGAACCACACCGTCTTCACCAAATTTACCATGGAGCGCGTTAAAAACAAGGTCGAATTCCTTCAACTTAGGTGCGATAGAAAGAAAATCACCGTTCACATCGATGGGATAAGCTTCATGCCCGAGTTTTTTCAGCGCTTCCAAGACATTCTGACCACTTTTCAGAGAAATTGGTCTTTCGCGAGATATTCCACCAAAGAGTACGGCAATTTTCATGACAGATGCTCCTTTCTAAGATATTTTACAACGATCAAATATTGTACAATCAACAATGTGATGAACATCGTGAAAAAGGTTATCTTCATTCTGATAATCTGTTGTGCAATCTATAGTTGTGTGAAAAACGAATCAAAGGATGTATTAGACGATCTCTTAGTCAGTTATATGGCGATCATGTACAACTATGGTCCTTCGTATACCATTGATGAGATCAAGACATTCGCCGAGCAAAGTAGTTATGACGATGATGTCCTTGAATATTATCACTACTTCTGTGGGAAAATAAAGCTCAAGGATGTAAAACTCCACGAAAAGCCACAAATATATGACCAAAGAATAAAAGACTACATCAAACAACATTTACCCATGAACAATTCAAACAACTATGTCTTCATAGACAACTTTGATGACCCACCACCAGTACAGATCTTGTTCAAAAATACAGAGTCAGAGAATATTCTTTCCGAAAGGCTCTATAGTCTTTTATATAGAGATTGGCAAAATGAAGGTTTGTTCAAAAGTTGGTATAAAAGTTTTTATAATGATGAAGTCAATATCGATCAACTGAAAGAATATGCCAATCTGTTGGCGAAATCGGCATGTAGTTATTCTTTTACAATGAGAAGACTTCAAAATACGTCTTCGACATTTTACAAAGATTACGTCGATTTATCAGAAATTCCAGCTGAACTATTGCTTGCAATCGCTTACAAAGAGTCGAGATTCTTCCCTGGATCTTTTAGAGCGGAGATCTACCAAGACAAAATACAGGCAATTTCAATGGGATTGTGTCATATTTTGGTTGATGCAGATACCCTTGAAATTCCAGATATAGGCAACCAAGTAGTGGATATGAGAACCTTTGAATTGATAGGTTACTACTATCTTGGCAATGACTATGGCAAGAAAAATACATTCAATGAGATAGATCTATTGCAGATAAAAGGTAATTTCCTTGTCTGTGCGATACAGCTTGGCTTGATATACCAAAGATTGTCTGAGATTTTGAAAGATCTTTGAAGCCTAAGAGATCTATTTTTTGTCCTCTTGAAGAATTTTTCAACTCGTGGTACAATATCAATTGCACGGCCCCATAGGATAATGGCTAGTCCATCGGATTCTCAGTCCGAAGGTCGGGGTTCGATTCCCCGTGGGGCTGCCAGAAAACTTTGTCTTACAAAAAAACGGGGAACTTTTAACTCCCCGTTTTTTGTTTTGAAGACTCAAAAGCCACTTTTTGGTCATTCAAGCCACAGCAAAGCAATTACTTTTTCAAAATCTCAACATTGAGAAAAAATAGACAAACATTCGTAATCAACTCATATTTGTGAATGATCACGATTAATGATAAAATTAGAGTGAAATACTCCAAATTAGGGGGTGACTTTGTGAGTCAGGGTGTTGGCAAGCAAGGAAAAAAGGAACTGGTAAAAAACATCATAAAAGAGCTCCACAAAGGAATGACACCACAACAAGCAAAAGAGAAGTTTGAAAAAGAAGTAGGTTCGATAACCTCTTTTGAAATAGCTCAAATAGAACAAGAGTTGATCAACGAAGGTGTTTCTCCAGATGAGATAAAACGATTTTGTAATGTACATGCCTTACTCTTCGAGAGTATACTCTCTGAGAGTTTTAAAAACCCTGAGTATCCAGTTCATCCTGTAAATCTCTTCAAACAAGAAAACCAGCAGATCAAAAAGTTACTTGAAAAGATCAGGGAAGTATCACACAAAAAGGATTTTGGACCATTAAAAGAACTTCTAAGTGAACTCAGAAAGATCGATGCACACTATAGTGCTAAAGAACAACTACTCTTTCCCTATCTTGAAAAACATGGCTTCATGGGACCCTCAAAGGTCATGTGGGGAAAACACAATGATATCAGAGCCATGATGAAAGATGCTATCGACATGTTGGGTAAAATATCATTTGATGAATATTTGGAAAAATACCTAAACCCATTGATCGAGGAAATCGATGGCATGATCTTTAAAGAAGAAAATATACTCTTTCCTTCATCACTCGAGATGCTTTCAGCAGAAGAATGGGTACAGATCTTGAAAGAGACCAAAGAAACTGGTTTTGCCTTTATAAAACTTCCAGCCACACTGGATAAACTCATAGAAGAATTTGAAGCGAATCTATCACAAGATCCAAAAATTGAGGATGGACAGATCGTCTTTGAGACAGGAACATTGGCACTGAATGAATTGGAATCAATACTGAACACACTTCCTGTTGATATTACCTTTGTCGATAAAGACAACAAAGTCAAGTATTTTTCAAAATCAAAAGACAGAATCTTTCTGAGAACAAAGAGTGTCATAAAAAGAGATGTTCAAAATTGTCATCCACCGCAAAGTGTGGACAAGGTAATGCAGATAATCGAGTGGTTCAAGAAAGGCGAAAAGGATTTCGTGGATTTTTGGATTAACTTCAAGGGAAGATTTATTTACATAAGATACTTCGCGGTGAGGGATAAAAAAGGTAATTATCTTGGTACCCTTGAAGTAACACAAGATATCACTCAGATAAAGGATTTGGAAGGAGAGAAAAGACTTGCAGACCAAGGAGATAGATCTTGATAAAACGATTTTCGAACTCACAGATCAGTACCCAGAATTGATAGAAATTCTCGCACAGATGGGTTTTTTAGGTGTGAAAAACCCATTGATAAGAAATACACTTGGGCGAAAGACGACTCTAAGAGAAGGTTGTAAAAAACAAGGCAAAGATTTAAAACAAGTAGTTGAGGAGTTGAGAAAGAACGGTTTTACGGTGAAAGGAGTTTAGAAAGATTGGAAGAATTCAAGAAAGATTTTGCTGTGATCGGAATGACTTGTGTCAATTGTGCACGAATTGTGGAAAAAGCTTTGAAGAAAGTCGACGGTGTGAAGTTTGCGGCGGTGAATCTTGCGACTTCAACGGGTTTTATCGTCGCACAAAGAGAAATACCATTTGACGAGATAAGAAAAGCAGTTCAATCAGTCGGTTATGATATCTCGCTCGAACGATCAGAAGATATAGAGAAAAAAAGATATATTCAAACAAGAAACGATCTTTTAATTGCGCTTTTCATCTCAATTCCACTGATGATATCGATGTTCTATCAAATGCTTAAAAATCAGCATATGCATTCTTCAGTGCTTGAAGTTCTGTTGGCAGGTTTTGTTGTCTTTTATTGTGGAAGAAAGACGATTAAAGGCGCACTTATAGCGATTTTTCACAAACATGCAAATATGGATACATTGATTTTCCTTGGAGCTGTTGTTTCTTGGTTGACGGGTTTTCTTGCCTTGACGAATAGGGGTTTTATGTCCTTTGCCACGATTGGTGCCATGATAATCACCTTTCACTTAGTGGGTAGGTTCATAGAGTCGTATTTGAGAGACAGAGCGACCAAGGAGATCAAAGAGCTTTTAAAGATACAGGCAAAAGAAGCTGTGGTTTTGACACAGGAAGGTCAAATATTGATGCCGATAGAGGCAATCAAGGAAGGCTTCATAGTTCTTGTCAAGCCATCAGAGAGAATACCTGTGGATGGAATAATCATAAGTGGTAGTTCTTCTGTTGACGAATCAATGATAACCGGCGAACCAACACCCGTCCAAAAAAACACTGGTGATCAAGTAACTGGTGGTTCATTCAATCTCACGGGTTTACTTAAAATAGAGGCAACAGGCGTTGGAAAAGATAG
The DNA window shown above is from Thermotoga profunda AZM34c06 and carries:
- a CDS encoding DUF4895 domain-containing protein; protein product: MIGYGPSLVVEILQRYVTSLPTEIAVSELEKHKDKLDQYHRHVFLSTVYTQGGFCVFSAIDTEKRQIIGVSITDPFEKNLMIYNSTFEFEVLQKIYRELFNIKAEFFKSGITKLPLQYKILSVFGDDDFLQKEMLKEKIYGVENLSFCQKINQQYFEKLCRLNEKKIDFAMIYPLDEYIVCILTMPEYMNKDHASLLSEISRIYRKKYGAAYQGNVDKIKKLSSVLSAFVVSYEDFLKGFDVEKSCLELCEKIKKAYKYVIDLA
- a CDS encoding DUF1858 domain-containing protein, with amino-acid sequence MQTKEIDLDKTIFELTDQYPELIEILAQMGFLGVKNPLIRNTLGRKTTLREGCKKQGKDLKQVVEELRKNGFTVKGV
- a CDS encoding DUF438 domain-containing protein translates to MSQGVGKQGKKELVKNIIKELHKGMTPQQAKEKFEKEVGSITSFEIAQIEQELINEGVSPDEIKRFCNVHALLFESILSESFKNPEYPVHPVNLFKQENQQIKKLLEKIREVSHKKDFGPLKELLSELRKIDAHYSAKEQLLFPYLEKHGFMGPSKVMWGKHNDIRAMMKDAIDMLGKISFDEYLEKYLNPLIEEIDGMIFKEENILFPSSLEMLSAEEWVQILKETKETGFAFIKLPATLDKLIEEFEANLSQDPKIEDGQIVFETGTLALNELESILNTLPVDITFVDKDNKVKYFSKSKDRIFLRTKSVIKRDVQNCHPPQSVDKVMQIIEWFKKGEKDFVDFWINFKGRFIYIRYFAVRDKKGNYLGTLEVTQDITQIKDLEGEKRLADQGDRS
- a CDS encoding vWA domain-containing protein; protein product: MKSDIEKIILNLGRRSPFYLYLLLNISRVPSKEVKNIELSFTSNSKITLYYNPDWVSNKHPEFVEGLILHHLMHLINLHFLIKPKDNKDRMIWDLAMDAAINQYIPQLSAFGIPLNLLIEEGHGVDNERLFVLPPDWMPDKSAEEYHKWILQKMRELGRYDIAIIAQARENSCDSHTKMHQIQDIDMVLELTKSQLKKAFNLYGSELESGIKRLVELSISRPLLNWRDKIRHFAGVSEYGERYTTVLRPNRRYEQQPGWRTSHMARLGVIVDTSGSIIEEELDDFFSEIEALSRYMDTNFVLVQVDRAVNLEIRYSKGTYRNMEIIGGGETDLQPAVDYLQNKHHPEGIIVFTDGYTDLPIVKRRVLFVLSKHHNEEFKTQARKIYGRSSVVVLQ
- a CDS encoding D-alanine--D-alanine ligase; amino-acid sequence: MKIAVLFGGISRERPISLKSGQNVLEALKKLGHEAYPIDVNGDFLSIAPKLKEFDLVFNALHGKFGEDGVVQAILDWLGIKYTGSKVLSSAICFDKVMTYRTLNGNVKYPEYILVKQPIRESPFGFPCVIKPRKEGSSIGVHICDNPEQLYQALLQEFSNYDEMIVQRYIPGRELTISILKLNGKPQVLPILELKPKRRFYDYIAKYTPNMTEFILPAPLSEQEHTEVTQSALKAFEVCECDGFARVDGILKDGIFYVLELNTIPGLTDLSDLPASAKAAGMSFEQLIDAIIRTVVE